A region from the Lysobacter sp. BMK333-48F3 genome encodes:
- the leuD gene encoding 3-isopropylmalate dehydratase small subunit, with product MSASIASTDAGAGFVELVSRTVVLRERNIDTDQIIPARFLTTTERKGLGKFAFNDWRYLADGSPNPAFEFNKPENAGAAILVAGRNFGCGSSREHAPWALTDLGLRAVISSEIADIFRSNSLKNGLLPVVIEQALLDELLAQPGIELRIDVRERRLHLPDGRSVEFPLDAFAQTCLIEGVDQLGYLLRQQQAINHYEQRRAAAQSQTQESSHAR from the coding sequence ATGTCCGCTTCCATCGCCTCTACCGATGCCGGCGCCGGCTTCGTCGAACTGGTCTCGCGCACCGTGGTGCTGCGCGAGCGCAACATCGACACCGACCAGATCATCCCGGCGCGTTTTCTGACCACCACCGAACGCAAGGGTCTGGGCAAGTTCGCCTTCAACGACTGGCGCTACCTGGCCGACGGCTCGCCCAATCCGGCCTTCGAGTTCAACAAGCCCGAAAACGCCGGCGCCGCGATCCTGGTCGCCGGGCGCAATTTCGGCTGCGGCTCCTCGCGCGAACACGCGCCGTGGGCGCTGACCGACCTCGGCCTGCGCGCGGTGATCAGCAGCGAGATCGCCGACATCTTCCGCAGCAATTCGCTCAAGAACGGCCTGTTGCCGGTGGTGATCGAGCAGGCCCTGCTCGACGAATTGCTGGCCCAGCCCGGCATCGAACTGCGCATCGACGTGCGCGAACGCCGCCTGCACTTGCCCGACGGGCGTTCGGTCGAGTTCCCGCTCGACGCCTTCGCCCAGACCTGCCTGATCGAAGGCGTCGACCAGCTCGGCTATCTGCTGCGCCAGCAGCAGGCGATCAATCACTACGAACAGCGCCGCGCCGCGGCGCAGTCCCAAACCCAGGAGTCCTCCCATGCGCGCTGA
- the leuC gene encoding 3-isopropylmalate dehydratase large subunit, protein MITPTTLFDKLWDAHLVAPESEAAPAVLYVDLHLIHEVTSPQAFAELDARGLKPRRTDLTKGTLDHSTPTLPAGADGRLPYYTAEAEHQVDTLRRNCARHGIELFDFDSAHRGIVHVIGPELGLTQPGQTIVCGDSHTATHGAFGALAFGIGTSEVGHVLTTQCLLQRKPKTLAINIEGELAPGVGAKDLILHVIGEIGVNGGTGHVIEYRGSTVRALSMDERMTVCNMSIEAGARAGLIAPDQVTYDYLAKTPRAPRGSDWDQALARWSEFKTDAGARFDREVHIDAAAIKPTLTWGTHPGQVAAVDATLPQASDADEAKALAYMGFEGGAALAGRPVDVVFVGSCTNSRLSDLRQAADVLRGRHVHPRVRMLVVPGSEQVKRDAEAEGLDAVIRAAGAEWREPGCSMCIAMNGDLVGAGQLAVSTSNRNFEGRQGKGARTLLASPLTAAACAVAGRVVDPRDYLNPAAQTSAAREVA, encoded by the coding sequence ATGATCACACCCACCACCCTGTTCGACAAACTGTGGGACGCCCACCTGGTCGCGCCCGAATCCGAGGCCGCGCCGGCGGTGCTGTACGTCGACCTGCATCTGATCCACGAGGTCACCTCGCCGCAGGCCTTCGCCGAACTCGACGCGCGCGGTCTCAAGCCGCGCCGCACCGACCTGACCAAGGGCACGCTCGACCACTCCACCCCGACCCTGCCCGCCGGCGCCGACGGCCGCCTGCCGTACTACACCGCCGAGGCCGAGCACCAGGTCGATACCCTGCGCCGCAACTGCGCGCGCCACGGCATCGAACTGTTCGATTTCGACAGCGCCCATCGCGGCATCGTCCACGTGATCGGCCCGGAGCTGGGCCTGACCCAGCCCGGCCAGACCATCGTCTGCGGCGACAGCCACACCGCCACCCACGGCGCCTTCGGCGCGCTGGCCTTCGGCATCGGCACCAGCGAAGTCGGCCACGTGCTGACCACCCAGTGCCTGCTGCAGCGCAAGCCCAAGACCCTGGCGATCAACATCGAAGGCGAACTGGCCCCGGGCGTCGGCGCCAAGGACCTGATCCTGCACGTGATCGGCGAGATCGGCGTCAACGGCGGCACCGGCCACGTCATCGAGTACCGCGGTTCGACCGTGCGCGCGCTGTCGATGGACGAGCGCATGACGGTCTGCAACATGTCGATCGAGGCCGGCGCCCGCGCCGGTCTGATCGCGCCCGACCAGGTGACCTACGATTATCTGGCCAAGACCCCGCGCGCGCCGCGCGGCAGCGATTGGGACCAGGCGCTGGCGCGCTGGAGCGAGTTCAAGACCGACGCCGGCGCGCGCTTCGACCGCGAGGTGCATATCGACGCCGCCGCGATCAAACCGACCCTGACCTGGGGCACGCACCCGGGCCAGGTCGCCGCGGTCGATGCGACCCTGCCGCAGGCCAGCGACGCCGACGAGGCCAAGGCCCTGGCCTACATGGGCTTCGAAGGCGGCGCCGCGCTGGCCGGGCGTCCGGTCGACGTGGTGTTCGTCGGCAGCTGCACCAATTCGCGCCTGTCCGACCTGCGCCAGGCCGCCGACGTGCTGCGCGGCCGCCACGTGCATCCGCGCGTGCGCATGCTGGTCGTGCCCGGTTCCGAGCAGGTCAAGCGCGATGCCGAGGCCGAGGGCCTGGACGCGGTGATCCGCGCCGCCGGCGCCGAATGGCGCGAACCGGGTTGCTCGATGTGCATCGCCATGAACGGCGACCTGGTCGGCGCCGGTCAGTTGGCGGTATCGACCAGCAACCGCAACTTCGAAGGCCGCCAAGGCAAGGGCGCGCGCACCCTGCTGGCCTCGCCGCTGACCGCGGCGGCCTGCGCCGTCGCCGGCCGGGTGGTCGACCCGCGCGATTACCTGAACCCTGCCGCCCAAACTTCCGCCGCCCGGGAGGTCGCGTGA
- a CDS encoding 2-isopropylmalate synthase — protein MNDTSGPVVPTDAPQQQVTIFDTSLRDGEQSPGCSMTASQKLRFAHALSELGVDVIEAGFPASSEADLEGTRAIVREVRGSTLATLARCHPGDIEACARALEGAAKPRIHVFISTSPLHRQHKLNLDKQQVTERAIAAVEQARRYVDDVEFSCEDALRTEHDYLVEICSAAVAAGARTLNIPDTVGYTTPSEIRALFEYLRANVRGTDQAVFSAHCHNDLGLAVANSLAAIEGGARQVECTINGIGERAGNCALEELVMALRVRNAYYNVGTRIDTRRLVPTSRLLSRITGMVVQRNKAIVGQNAFAHESGIHQHGMLKHRGTYEIMHPETVGWAQSQMVMGRHSGRAALSDRLQALGFSLDEARLNAVFASFKALAEKKREVFDADLEALVLGADAKAARGYRLVRAHVSTGVADGSLPTASVQLVEPDGATISEAAVGDGPVHALFAALARATGIALRIDSYNVSSVTTGDDAQGQASVTARVDGVELTGSGTSTDIIEASALAWLELANRVVRTRQQPQPQAQPHKVAATA, from the coding sequence ATGAACGACACGTCAGGACCGGTAGTACCGACCGACGCGCCGCAGCAACAGGTCACCATTTTCGACACCAGCCTGCGCGACGGCGAACAGTCGCCGGGCTGCAGCATGACCGCCAGCCAGAAACTGCGCTTCGCCCACGCCTTGTCCGAGCTCGGCGTCGACGTGATCGAGGCCGGCTTCCCCGCCAGTTCCGAGGCCGACCTGGAAGGCACCCGGGCGATCGTGCGCGAAGTGCGCGGCTCGACCCTGGCCACCCTGGCCCGCTGCCACCCCGGCGACATCGAAGCCTGCGCGCGCGCCTTGGAAGGCGCGGCCAAGCCGCGCATCCACGTGTTCATCTCCACCAGCCCGCTGCATCGCCAGCACAAGCTCAACCTGGACAAGCAACAGGTGACCGAGCGCGCGATCGCCGCGGTCGAGCAGGCGCGCCGCTATGTCGACGACGTCGAGTTCTCCTGCGAAGACGCGCTGCGCACCGAGCACGACTACCTGGTCGAAATCTGCAGCGCCGCGGTCGCCGCCGGCGCGCGCACGCTGAACATTCCCGACACCGTCGGCTACACCACCCCGAGCGAGATCCGCGCCCTGTTCGAATACCTGCGCGCCAACGTGCGCGGCACCGACCAGGCGGTGTTCAGCGCCCACTGCCACAACGACCTGGGCCTGGCCGTGGCCAACAGCCTGGCGGCGATCGAAGGCGGCGCGCGCCAGGTCGAGTGCACCATCAACGGCATCGGCGAACGCGCCGGCAACTGCGCGCTGGAAGAGCTGGTGATGGCGCTGCGGGTGCGCAACGCCTACTACAACGTCGGCACCCGGATCGACACCCGCCGCCTGGTGCCGACCTCGCGCCTGCTGTCGCGCATCACCGGCATGGTGGTCCAGCGCAACAAGGCCATCGTCGGCCAGAACGCGTTCGCGCACGAATCGGGCATCCACCAGCACGGCATGCTCAAGCACCGCGGCACCTACGAGATCATGCATCCGGAAACCGTCGGCTGGGCGCAATCGCAGATGGTCATGGGCCGGCACAGCGGCCGCGCCGCGCTGAGCGACCGCCTGCAGGCGCTGGGCTTCAGCCTGGACGAGGCGCGTTTGAACGCGGTGTTCGCCAGCTTCAAGGCCCTGGCCGAAAAGAAGCGCGAAGTGTTCGACGCCGATCTGGAAGCGCTGGTGCTCGGCGCCGACGCCAAGGCCGCGCGCGGCTACCGGCTGGTACGCGCCCACGTCAGCACCGGCGTCGCCGACGGCAGCCTGCCGACCGCGAGCGTGCAACTGGTCGAGCCCGACGGCGCCACGATCAGCGAGGCCGCGGTCGGCGACGGCCCGGTGCACGCCTTGTTCGCCGCCCTGGCCCGCGCCACCGGCATCGCCCTGCGCATCGACAGCTACAACGTCTCCAGCGTGACCACCGGCGACGACGCCCAGGGCCAGGCCAGCGTGACCGCGCGCGTGGACGGGGTCGAGCTGACCGGCTCGGGCACCAGTACCGACATCATCGAGGCCAGCGCGCTGGCCTGGCTGGAGTTGGCCAACCGGGTGGTGCGCACGCGCCAGCAGCCGCAACCGCAAGCGCAGCCGCACAAGGTCGCCGCCACCGCATGA